The bacterium genome includes the window TGTGGAGACCCTGATGGGCGGGGCGAAGAACGACCCGGCCGACCTGGAGCGGTTCCTGGGCATCATCCTCAAGCACACCGACCGCCTGAACGCCATCATCGAGGACATCCTGGAGCTGTCCCGCATCGAGCAGGAGGGCGAGCGCCGGGAAATCGACCTGGAGGCCCTGCGGCTGAAGCCGGTGCTGAACGCGGCCATCCAGGCCTGCCGTCCGAAAGCCGAATCCCGCCGCCTGAGCGTGGACCTGGAGTGCCCCTCCGAGTTGGAGGTGCGCATGAACCCGCACCTGCTGGAGATGGCGGTGTCGAACCTGCTGGACAACGCGATCAAGTACTCGCCGGAGGGCGGCAAGGTGGAGCTGGCCGCCGCGGCCGACAGCGAGCGGGTGACAATCCGGGTGCGCGACCACGGGCCGGGGATCGAAAAGCAGCACCAGCCCCGTCTGTTCGAGCGTTTCTACCGGGTGGACAAGGCCCGCAGCCGTCACCTGGGCGGCACCGGCCTGGGCCTGTCGATAGTCAAGCATATCGCCCAGGTGCATCAGGGCAGCGTGGAGGTGGAAAGCGAGCCGGGCGCGGGAAGTACGTTCTTCATCCACCTGCCCCTGCCCGGAAAATGACATTGACTTGAGAGCTGAGCTAATACATTTCTAACAATCGAGCCTGCCCGGTGGACGGTCCGGCGCCCGTGGTGCGACACGGGTCTCAGCCGGACCGTAGCCGCACCAGTCAAGACTCCGGCCTCCGGCCTCCGGCCGGGCTGCCTTTCCGCGCGCAGACCCGCTCCCTGCACCGCCTCTAATTCATTCCTAACACACTGCTAACATAACGCTAATAATATGCAGCTATATTTCTCATCTGAAACCTCGGATACGGACAGTATTCTTTCGGCAACTTCATTTTTGAAAGGCGGAGCAATGGATAAAGTGCGCGGTCTTATCCTTGCGGCGGTGACTGCATCCCTGGTAATCCTGGTGGCCGTTTCCGGCTGTTCCCGTCCCGAGAAAGGTCAGGGCGGCGGCCAGACTATCATGATCAAAGGCTCGGACACGATGGTGCATCTGGTGAGCACCTGGGCCGAGGATTTCATGAAACAGTCCCAGACCATCCAGGTCTCGGTCACCGGCGGAGGATCGGGAACCGGCATCGCCGCCCTGATCAACGGCACGGCCGATATCTGCGCCGCCTCGCGCGAGATGAAGCCCGAGGAGATCGACCAGGCGCACCAGCGCTCGGTCAACCCCAAAGAGATCGTAGTGGCGCGTGACGGGATCGCGGTGGTGGTCAACCCCGCCAACCCGGTCACCACGCTGACCCTGGAGCAACTGGACAAAATCTACACCGGCCAGTACGACAACTGGAAGCAGGTGGGCGGCCAGGACGCTCCCATCGTGGTCCTGTCGCGTGAATCCAGCTCCGGCACCTACGTGTTCTTCCAGGAGCACGTGCTCAAGAAAAAAGACTACACCCCGAACGCGCGCCTGATGCCGGCCACCTCGGCCATCATCCAGTCGGTCGCCGCGGATGCACAGTCCATCGGCTACGTGGGCCTGGGCTATGCTGTGGATGCCGGTGACAAGGTGCACATGATATCGGTCAAGGCGGATGACTCCGCCCCGGCGGTGATTCCCTCGGAATCCACGGTCAAGTCGGGCGAGTATTCGATCTCCCGGCCGCTCTACCTCTACACCAACGGCGAGCCGCAGGGCCACATCAAGCAGTTCATCGACTACTGCCTGGGCGCCGAGGGCCAGAAAATAGTGCGTGAGACCGGTTACATCTCGATCGAGTAGGCGCGGACCGGGAGCTTTCCCGGCCTTGAGTCAGGCGATGCTAACTTAAGAGTGGAATGAGTCGGATGTCAGCCAAGCTCCTCAAAGACAAAGCCGTGCGCCTGATTCTCACCGCGGCCGGATCGACCAGCATCTTCATCGTGCTGTTCATCTTCCTCTTCCTGGGCAAGGAGACTTTCCAGTTCGCCCTGCATCCGGGCCTGGGACGCCTGCTGGCCGAGCGCTGGACCCCGGTTTCGTTCCAGGCCCAGGTGTTCGGCATCCTGCCGCTGATTACCGGCTCGCTGCTGGTGACCGTGCTGGCCACGCTGTTCGCCCTGCCGTTCGGGGTCCTGGGCGCGATCTACATCTCTGAGGTGGCGCGCCAGACCGAGAAGGAAATCCTAAAGCCTTTCATCGAGCTGCTGGCCGGCATCCCCTCGGTGGTGCTGGGCTTTTTCGGCCTGGTGGTGCTGGCGCCGCTGGTCAAGGAGACGTTCCATCTGGAGACCGGCCTGACCGCCCTGACCGGCGCGATGCTGCTGGCCCTGATGGCTGTGCCCACCATCATTTCGATCTCCGAGGACGCCCTGCGCAGCGTGCCGGTCTCCTACAAGGAGGTCTCGCTGGCCATGGGCGCGAGCCGTCTGCAGACCATCTGCCGGATCACGGTGCCGGCGGCCCTGCCGGGAATCATCTCGGCGGTGATGCTGGGTATGGGACGGGTGATCGGCGAGACCATGGCGGTGATGATGGTCACGGGCAATTCGCCGATAATCACGGCCAACCCGATGCAGTCGGTGCGCACCATGACCGCCACCATCGCCGCCGAGATGGGCGAGGTGCCGTTCGGCAGCGACCATTACCGCGCCCTGTTCTGTGTGGGCTTTGTCCTGCTCTTGGCCACTTTTATCCTGAACGTGGTCGCCC containing:
- a CDS encoding phosphate ABC transporter substrate-binding protein, coding for MDKVRGLILAAVTASLVILVAVSGCSRPEKGQGGGQTIMIKGSDTMVHLVSTWAEDFMKQSQTIQVSVTGGGSGTGIAALINGTADICAASREMKPEEIDQAHQRSVNPKEIVVARDGIAVVVNPANPVTTLTLEQLDKIYTGQYDNWKQVGGQDAPIVVLSRESSSGTYVFFQEHVLKKKDYTPNARLMPATSAIIQSVAADAQSIGYVGLGYAVDAGDKVHMISVKADDSAPAVIPSESTVKSGEYSISRPLYLYTNGEPQGHIKQFIDYCLGAEGQKIVRETGYISIE
- the pstC gene encoding phosphate ABC transporter permease subunit PstC, with product MSAKLLKDKAVRLILTAAGSTSIFIVLFIFLFLGKETFQFALHPGLGRLLAERWTPVSFQAQVFGILPLITGSLLVTVLATLFALPFGVLGAIYISEVARQTEKEILKPFIELLAGIPSVVLGFFGLVVLAPLVKETFHLETGLTALTGAMLLALMAVPTIISISEDALRSVPVSYKEVSLAMGASRLQTICRITVPAALPGIISAVMLGMGRVIGETMAVMMVTGNSPIITANPMQSVRTMTATIAAEMGEVPFGSDHYRALFCVGFVLLLATFILNVVAQRVLKKYRLS